In uncultured Bacteroides sp., one genomic interval encodes:
- the rho gene encoding transcription termination factor Rho, producing the protein MYNIIQLNDKNLSELQTIAQELGIKKPESFKKEELVYKILDEQAIASATKKVAADKEKEDRRDDKKKRSRIVKKDSPDKVYTASKDKVERVESAPATASAPKPAPVKSEAPAVTEQPTQEKKAPAERPAKKKASKVKQPVAKNIEAAAAIADTIQAPAATPAVTPAPAVTPAPKVAQKAEAPKEQPAAVAPKSEEAAPAPKKIIKKPIPASQKKEEAPVEKVERKEEAPRAHEEVILPEVELPFENDDDFIPIEDMPSEKIELPSELLGKFESTKVVPPAPQQQKPRVRLRENEQRTPNKPQQANAPKVNRPNHPAEGEVEALKVPERKVIEREKPFEFDGILTGTGVLEIMQDGYGFLRSSDYNYLSSPDDIYVSQSQIKLFGLKTGDVVDGAIRPPKEGEKYFPLVKVEKINGRDPAYVRDRVPFEHLTPLFPDEKFKLCKGDRRDSLSARVVDLFSPIGKGQRGLIVAQPKTGKTILLKDIANAIAANHPEVYMIILLVDERPEEVTDMARSVNAEVIASTFDEPAERHVKIASIVLEKAKRMVECGHDVVILLDSITRLARAYNTVSPASGKVLSGGVDANALHKPKRFFGAARNIENGGSLTILATALIDTGSKMDEVIFEEFKGTGNMELQLDRNLSNKRIFPAVNIVASSTRRDDLLLDKQTLDRMWILRKYLSDMNPIEAMDFVKDRLEKTRDNDEFLMSMNS; encoded by the coding sequence ATGTATAACATTATCCAATTAAACGACAAAAACCTGTCGGAACTACAAACCATTGCACAAGAATTAGGAATTAAAAAACCGGAATCTTTTAAGAAAGAGGAACTTGTGTACAAAATACTTGATGAACAAGCTATTGCAAGTGCTACAAAGAAAGTTGCTGCAGACAAGGAGAAGGAAGATCGCCGAGATGATAAAAAGAAACGCTCGCGTATCGTTAAAAAGGACTCTCCTGATAAAGTGTACACTGCAAGCAAAGATAAAGTAGAAAGAGTTGAATCTGCTCCTGCTACAGCGTCTGCACCTAAACCTGCTCCAGTAAAAAGTGAAGCTCCGGCAGTTACAGAACAACCTACTCAGGAGAAAAAAGCTCCGGCAGAAAGACCGGCTAAGAAAAAAGCATCAAAGGTTAAACAACCTGTTGCTAAGAATATTGAAGCTGCTGCAGCAATTGCTGATACTATTCAGGCTCCGGCTGCTACTCCTGCAGTAACTCCTGCTCCTGCGGTGACACCTGCTCCAAAAGTGGCTCAAAAAGCTGAAGCTCCTAAAGAACAACCAGCTGCGGTTGCACCAAAAAGCGAAGAAGCCGCTCCTGCTCCTAAAAAAATAATTAAGAAACCTATCCCTGCTTCACAAAAGAAAGAAGAGGCACCTGTAGAGAAGGTTGAAAGAAAAGAAGAAGCACCACGTGCTCATGAAGAGGTTATCTTACCTGAAGTGGAACTTCCATTTGAAAATGATGACGATTTTATTCCAATTGAGGATATGCCTTCTGAAAAGATAGAACTTCCTTCAGAACTTTTGGGTAAGTTTGAATCTACTAAAGTTGTTCCTCCGGCTCCTCAGCAGCAAAAGCCACGCGTTCGTCTTCGTGAAAACGAACAAAGAACTCCAAATAAGCCTCAACAGGCAAATGCTCCTAAAGTAAATCGTCCGAATCATCCGGCTGAAGGAGAAGTTGAAGCTCTTAAAGTTCCTGAACGCAAGGTGATTGAGCGTGAAAAGCCTTTTGAATTTGATGGGATTTTAACTGGTACAGGTGTACTGGAAATTATGCAGGATGGTTACGGATTCCTTCGTTCTTCAGATTATAACTACCTTTCTTCGCCAGATGATATTTATGTTTCTCAGTCACAGATTAAGTTGTTTGGACTGAAAACCGGTGATGTGGTTGATGGTGCTATCCGTCCTCCAAAGGAAGGCGAAAAATATTTCCCGCTTGTAAAGGTTGAAAAGATTAATGGTCGTGATCCTGCTTACGTTCGTGATCGTGTTCCATTTGAACACTTGACTCCACTCTTCCCTGATGAGAAATTTAAACTTTGCAAAGGCGACCGCAGAGATAGTCTGTCTGCTCGTGTAGTTGATTTATTCTCACCAATTGGTAAAGGACAACGTGGTTTGATCGTTGCTCAACCTAAAACGGGTAAAACCATTCTTTTAAAAGATATAGCTAATGCAATAGCAGCTAATCATCCGGAAGTATACATGATTATTCTTCTTGTTGATGAACGTCCTGAAGAAGTAACAGACATGGCTCGCAGTGTTAACGCTGAGGTTATAGCTTCTACTTTTGATGAGCCGGCTGAACGTCACGTGAAGATTGCAAGTATTGTATTGGAAAAAGCAAAGCGTATGGTAGAATGTGGTCATGATGTGGTAATTCTGCTTGATTCTATTACTCGTCTGGCTCGTGCTTACAATACTGTTTCTCCTGCTTCAGGTAAAGTCTTGTCGGGTGGCGTGGATGCTAATGCGCTTCACAAACCAAAACGTTTCTTTGGTGCAGCACGTAACATTGAAAACGGTGGCTCACTTACTATTCTTGCAACTGCCTTGATTGATACCGGTTCTAAGATGGACGAAGTTATCTTTGAGGAATTCAAGGGTACAGGTAACATGGAATTGCAATTAGATCGTAATCTATCCAACAAACGTATCTTCCCAGCTGTTAATATTGTGGCATCCAGCACTCGTCGTGACGACTTGTTACTTGATAAGCAAACACTCGACCGTATGTGGATATTACGTAAATATCTGTCGGATATGAATCCTATTGAAGCTATGGACTTTGTGAAAGATCGCTTAGAAAAGACCAGAGATAACGATGAATTCCTGATGAGTATGAACTCATAA
- a CDS encoding MATE family efflux transporter, giving the protein MYTNKQIWNISSPIFLSLLAQTIIGVTDTAFLGRVGEVELGASAMGSLFYICIFTIAFGFSTGSQIIIARRNGEGNYKDVGPVMIQGTFFLLGMAFILFCLSKLMAPGIMRFLVSSDKIFDSTMIFLNWRIIGFFFAFVNVMFRALYIGITRTKVLTISAVIMALVNVILAYTLIFGHFGFPKMGIKGAAIASVIAEASSLLFFLIYTRITVDFKKYGLNQFRSFETQLLVRVLRISSFTMMQYFLSMATWFVFFVAVERLGQRQLAVANIVRSIYVVMLIPVNALSTTSNTLVSNAIGAGGVNQVIQIMNKIARFSFLIVFSVVALVVLFPEAVLSIYTNELALIEESVNSVYVISFAMLIASVSNVYFNGISGTGNTSSALMLETITLVFYTGYIFLVGVYLKAPVAICFFIEALYYLLLLTGSFIYLKKANWQSKKL; this is encoded by the coding sequence ATGTATACCAATAAACAGATTTGGAATATAAGTTCGCCTATTTTTTTAAGTCTGCTGGCTCAGACCATTATTGGTGTAACCGATACTGCTTTCCTCGGTAGAGTGGGGGAAGTGGAGCTTGGTGCATCGGCAATGGGGAGCCTGTTTTATATCTGCATATTTACAATTGCTTTCGGTTTTAGTACGGGCTCCCAGATTATTATTGCTCGAAGAAATGGTGAGGGAAATTATAAAGATGTGGGGCCTGTAATGATTCAGGGAACTTTTTTCCTGCTGGGAATGGCCTTTATTCTTTTCTGCTTGTCCAAGCTTATGGCTCCCGGAATTATGCGATTCCTTGTTTCTTCCGACAAAATATTCGATTCGACTATGATATTCCTGAACTGGCGTATCATAGGTTTCTTTTTTGCATTTGTCAATGTAATGTTTCGTGCGCTGTATATTGGTATAACCCGCACTAAGGTACTAACTATCAGTGCGGTCATAATGGCTTTGGTGAATGTTATACTTGCCTATACCTTGATTTTTGGACATTTTGGTTTTCCAAAAATGGGAATAAAAGGAGCTGCTATAGCATCGGTCATAGCTGAGGCTTCTTCTTTGCTGTTTTTTCTAATCTATACACGCATTACGGTTGATTTTAAGAAGTACGGACTTAACCAGTTCAGGTCTTTTGAAACTCAGTTACTTGTACGTGTTTTAAGAATATCCAGCTTTACCATGATGCAGTATTTTCTTTCCATGGCTACCTGGTTTGTCTTTTTTGTGGCAGTGGAACGACTGGGGCAAAGACAACTGGCAGTTGCTAATATTGTAAGAAGCATTTATGTGGTAATGCTTATTCCTGTAAATGCGCTCTCTACTACATCCAATACATTAGTCAGCAATGCCATAGGAGCGGGAGGGGTAAATCAGGTGATACAGATAATGAATAAAATAGCCCGATTCTCTTTTCTTATTGTCTTTTCGGTTGTAGCATTAGTTGTTCTTTTCCCGGAAGCTGTTTTATCTATCTATACCAACGAATTAGCTCTGATTGAAGAATCAGTAAATTCTGTTTATGTTATCTCCTTTGCAATGCTTATAGCTTCTGTATCAAATGTTTATTTTAATGGAATATCAGGAACTGGTAATACTAGTTCGGCATTGATGCTGGAGACTATTACCCTTGTTTTCTATACCGGATATATCTTTTTAGTAGGAGTTTATCTGAAAGCTCCGGTAGCTATTTGCTTTTTTATTGAGGCGCTTTATTATCTGCTGTTATTGACCGGAAGCTTTATTTATCTGAAAAAAGCAAATTGGCAGAGTAAAAAGCTCTGA
- the ffh gene encoding signal recognition particle protein, giving the protein MFDNLSERLDRSFKILKGEGKITEINVAETLKDVRKALLDADVNYKVAKTFTDTVKEKALGQNVLTAVKPSQLMVKIVHDELTELMGGETVDVNLKGAPAVILMSGLQGSGKTTFSGKLAKMLKTKRNKKPLLVACDVYRPAAIEQLHVLGQQIEVPVYSEIDSKSPVQIAQNAIKEAKAKGYDLVIVDTAGRLAIDEQMMNEIAAIKDAINPDEILFVVDSMTGQDAVNTAKEFNDRLDFNGVVLTKLDGDTRGGAALSIRSVVNKPIKFVGTGEKMEAIDQFHPSRMADRILGMGDIVSLVERAQEQYDEEEAKRLQKKISKNQFDFNDFLSQIAQIKKMGNLKDLASMIPGVGKAIKDVDIDDNAFKSIEAIIYSMTPKERSNPEIINGSRRTRIAKGSGTNIQEVNRLMKQFDQTRKMMKMVTSSKMGKMMPKMRK; this is encoded by the coding sequence ATGTTCGATAATTTAAGCGAGAGACTGGATAGGTCTTTTAAGATTTTAAAGGGTGAAGGAAAGATCACCGAAATCAATGTTGCGGAAACACTGAAAGATGTGCGTAAAGCCCTCTTGGATGCCGACGTAAACTATAAAGTTGCTAAGACTTTTACAGATACAGTCAAGGAAAAAGCTTTGGGACAGAATGTGCTTACTGCCGTTAAACCAAGCCAGTTGATGGTTAAGATTGTTCACGATGAGCTTACTGAATTAATGGGTGGCGAGACTGTGGATGTTAACCTGAAAGGAGCTCCCGCTGTTATCCTGATGTCTGGTTTACAAGGTTCCGGTAAAACTACATTCTCCGGTAAGCTTGCAAAAATGTTGAAGACTAAACGTAACAAGAAACCTCTTTTGGTTGCCTGTGACGTTTATCGTCCTGCGGCTATCGAACAGTTACATGTGCTGGGACAACAAATTGAGGTTCCTGTTTATAGTGAAATAGATAGCAAAAGTCCTGTTCAGATTGCTCAGAACGCAATCAAGGAAGCTAAGGCAAAAGGTTATGATCTGGTAATTGTCGATACAGCCGGACGTTTAGCTATTGATGAGCAGATGATGAACGAAATTGCTGCTATCAAGGATGCTATCAACCCGGATGAAATCTTGTTCGTTGTTGACTCAATGACTGGTCAGGATGCTGTAAATACTGCTAAGGAATTCAATGACCGTCTCGACTTCAATGGTGTTGTTCTTACTAAACTGGATGGTGATACCCGTGGTGGTGCTGCCCTTTCTATCCGTTCTGTGGTTAACAAACCTATCAAGTTTGTGGGTACAGGTGAAAAGATGGAAGCTATTGATCAGTTCCACCCTTCACGTATGGCCGACCGTATCTTGGGAATGGGTGATATCGTTTCGTTGGTAGAACGTGCTCAGGAACAATATGACGAAGAAGAAGCTAAACGTCTTCAGAAGAAAATCTCAAAGAATCAGTTCGATTTTAACGACTTCCTTTCTCAGATAGCTCAGATCAAGAAGATGGGTAACCTGAAAGATCTTGCATCTATGATTCCAGGTGTTGGTAAAGCTATCAAGGATGTTGATATTGACGATAACGCATTCAAGAGTATTGAAGCTATTATCTATTCAATGACTCCGAAAGAAAGAAGTAATCCGGAAATCATTAACGGATCACGCCGTACACGTATTGCTAAAGGTAGTGGTACAAATATTCAGGAAGTAAACCGCCTGATGAAGCAATTTGACCAGACTCGCAAAATGATGAAGATGGTTACCAGTAGCAAGATGGGCAAGATGATGCCTAAAATGAGAAAGTAA
- the folD gene encoding bifunctional methylenetetrahydrofolate dehydrogenase/methenyltetrahydrofolate cyclohydrolase FolD, which yields MQLIDGKAISEQVKLEIATEVAELVAKGGKRPHLAAILVGHDGGSETYVAAKVKACEVCGFKSSLIRFESDVTEEELLNKVKELNEDADVDGFIVQLPLPKHISEQKVIETIDYRKDVDGFHPINVGRMSIGLPCYVSATPNGILELLKRYNIETSGKKCVVLGRSNIVGKPMASLMMQKAYPGDATVTVCHSRSKDLVKECQEADIIIAALGQPNFLKGSMVKDGAVVIDVGTTRVPSDKTKSGFKLTGDVLFEEVAPKCSFITPVPGGVGPMTIVSLMKNTLLAGKKEIYK from the coding sequence ATGCAATTAATTGATGGAAAAGCAATATCGGAACAAGTAAAGCTGGAAATTGCTACTGAAGTTGCCGAACTAGTTGCAAAAGGTGGTAAAAGACCTCATCTGGCAGCTATCCTTGTAGGACACGACGGAGGAAGTGAAACTTATGTTGCTGCAAAAGTAAAAGCTTGTGAAGTTTGTGGCTTTAAGTCTTCTTTGATTCGTTTCGAATCTGATGTTACAGAAGAAGAACTATTGAACAAAGTAAAAGAGCTTAATGAAGATGCCGATGTAGATGGATTTATTGTTCAGCTACCTTTGCCTAAACACATCTCTGAACAAAAAGTTATTGAAACTATTGATTACCGCAAGGATGTGGATGGATTCCATCCAATTAACGTAGGACGTATGTCTATCGGTCTGCCTTGCTATGTATCAGCTACTCCTAATGGAATTCTTGAGCTGCTGAAACGTTACAATATCGAGACTAGCGGAAAGAAATGCGTAGTATTGGGACGTAGTAATATTGTAGGTAAGCCAATGGCTTCTTTGATGATGCAGAAAGCTTATCCGGGTGATGCTACAGTAACCGTTTGCCATAGCCGTTCTAAAGACTTGGTTAAGGAATGTCAGGAAGCAGATATTATTATCGCAGCACTTGGTCAGCCTAACTTCTTAAAAGGCTCTATGGTTAAAGATGGTGCGGTAGTTATCGACGTAGGTACTACACGTGTTCCTTCTGATAAAACAAAATCGGGATTCAAGCTTACAGGAGATGTTCTTTTTGAAGAAGTGGCTCCTAAATGCTCATTCATAACTCCTGTTCCGGGTGGAGTAGGACCAATGACTATTGTTTCTCTGATGAAAAATACTCTTTTGGCAGGAAAGAAAGAAATATATAAGTAA
- a CDS encoding CapA family protein has translation MKHLILLVTAVLSFSCTSPSQKKEAHERDEMAATKRITLLFAGDFMQHQGQIDAAVTDSGYNYNDCFSQIKEEVSKADIAIGNLEVTLGGEPYGGYPGFSAPDEYMYAIQNAGFDVMTTANNHCLDKGRKGLERTIHILDSLKVLHLGTYLDMDDRENRYPLFIEKNGFSIALLSYTYATNGLKTKKPNVVNYIGKNLILRDIVKARAKNPDVIIACMHWGTEYQSTPDKNQIELADWLFAHGVDHVIGSHPHVVQPMEIRYDPVKKQQHILVYSLGNYISDMSALKTDGGVMFKMELSKKDTVKVENCGYSLVWTYRPKFSGEKKYKIIPAASPREKLPVNVANRLNIFVKDSRNLFTTYNKEIEEYIF, from the coding sequence ATGAAACATCTGATCCTTTTGGTGACTGCTGTTTTATCTTTCTCATGTACTTCCCCTTCTCAGAAGAAGGAGGCTCATGAAAGGGATGAGATGGCTGCCACTAAAAGGATCACTCTTTTATTTGCAGGTGATTTTATGCAGCATCAGGGACAGATAGATGCAGCAGTAACTGATAGCGGATACAATTACAATGATTGCTTTAGTCAGATAAAAGAGGAAGTAAGCAAGGCTGATATTGCTATTGGTAATCTGGAAGTAACGCTGGGCGGAGAACCTTATGGAGGATATCCCGGATTCAGTGCTCCCGATGAATACATGTATGCCATTCAGAATGCTGGTTTCGATGTGATGACTACTGCAAATAATCACTGCCTCGACAAAGGTAGAAAAGGTCTCGAACGAACTATCCATATACTCGATTCACTTAAAGTTCTTCATCTTGGAACATATCTCGATATGGATGATCGTGAAAACAGATATCCCTTATTTATTGAAAAGAATGGTTTCTCTATTGCTTTATTAAGCTACACTTATGCTACCAATGGCTTGAAGACTAAAAAACCTAATGTAGTTAATTATATAGGTAAGAACCTTATTTTACGTGATATTGTAAAGGCACGTGCAAAGAATCCCGATGTTATCATAGCTTGTATGCATTGGGGAACAGAATATCAGTCCACACCAGATAAAAATCAGATAGAATTGGCCGACTGGCTCTTTGCTCACGGAGTAGATCATGTGATAGGATCTCATCCGCACGTAGTGCAACCCATGGAGATTCGTTATGATCCAGTTAAGAAGCAGCAGCATATTTTAGTTTATTCTTTAGGAAATTATATTTCGGATATGTCGGCATTAAAAACCGATGGGGGAGTAATGTTTAAAATGGAATTGAGTAAAAAAGATACAGTTAAAGTAGAAAATTGTGGTTATAGTTTAGTGTGGACCTATCGTCCTAAGTTTAGCGGCGAAAAAAAATATAAAATAATTCCAGCTGCAAGCCCGCGCGAGAAGCTACCTGTAAATGTAGCTAACCGTCTGAATATCTTTGTAAAAGACTCCAGAAACCTCTTTACGACGTACAATAAAGAAATTGAAGAGTATATTTTTTGA
- the tnpB gene encoding IS66 family insertion sequence element accessory protein TnpB (TnpB, as the term is used for proteins encoded by IS66 family insertion elements, is considered an accessory protein, since TnpC, encoded by a neighboring gene, is a DDE family transposase.) produces MFALTESMSYYLCPQYVDMRKGIYSLYQLVKSDMKRNPLSGEVFLFVGKNRESIKILHWENGGFVLYQKKLERGTFEIPRFNPSSGQYEMKWTTFVLIMEGVCIRSVKYRKRFYTDLMH; encoded by the coding sequence ATGTTTGCACTTACAGAATCCATGAGCTACTATCTCTGTCCTCAGTATGTGGACATGCGAAAAGGTATCTATTCTTTGTACCAGTTGGTAAAGTCAGACATGAAACGGAACCCGCTATCGGGAGAAGTTTTTCTGTTTGTAGGTAAGAACAGAGAGTCAATCAAGATCCTACACTGGGAGAACGGAGGTTTTGTTTTATATCAGAAGAAACTTGAAAGAGGCACTTTTGAGATACCCCGTTTTAATCCTTCCAGTGGTCAGTATGAGATGAAATGGACGACGTTCGTTCTGATAATGGAGGGCGTCTGCATCCGTTCCGTAAAGTACAGAAAACGATTTTATACAGATTTAATGCATTGA